The Aquitalea magnusonii region TGCGCACCATCGCGGGCACTGCTATTCAGCAAGGTGAGAAGGGTATCCCGGCCATAGCCGCTCGGCAGCAAATCCAGGAAAAAAGCCGGCCACCCATCGCAACGATAGTGGTTGAAGGAAAGAGGGTGCCGGAAATCCAGACTGGCTTCGTCACTGCGGTCGAGATGCTCAAGAACATAGTCAGGCAGGTACTCCAGCGTGCAGCTCGACGCCAGCCCCTTGGCCGGCTGGTCGATGTGCAGCGTGGCAGCAAGCCACCACACCCCGTCTATGTACTTCTCGATTTGCAACTGCATGGCTCACTCTCCTTGGTGAAGGAGTGTACCAAGGTCAGTACTTGCATGACTGCTGGCACCAAAACAAATGGTAGTGAGTCTGACGAAGTAGGTGACCGAGAGGATAACGAAATATGTGCGTTTAAGAACGGTCTGTCCAAGATTTCTTGCGGCAACAAGATTTGCGCGCTTTTTTTCGCTGACGAGGCAATGCACTCTGCAGTCCTATCAATTTCTCGGAATTGCTGAGCTTTGTAGATAGCGAAAGACACCAGAAGGCCATTGTAAAAAATGGGATAAGAAAGGATAGCCTCTGTGGCCATGTCATGCCGCCAGTGAGTGTTGGAGACACACCAGTAAGCGGTGCGATGGTTGGCCAAGTGGCAACTAAAGCAAAGACAAAGTAGAAGAATGCTGCGATCTTATTGCTGGCACGACGTTTAAATTTACTTCTCCAACGTGACCTGAACTGCATTTGACAGCCTGCAGGAGAGTCAACAATTTCCAAGTATTTCTTACAACGCTCGTATTGTATAAAGGTCTGTCTGTTTTCGGCAAATTCAAGTAAATATTCAGCCTCTTTGCTGGTAATGTCAGCGCCCGCAGTCAATGCGGCATAGCCGAGTTTGCGAACATAATGTGGTTGGTTTGTGTGGAAGTCTGATTCAATGAGCTGCTTCGCAAATTGATATTCGGAGTGAAGACTTTCCCTGAAATCAATCCGTACAAACTTCCATAAGGCGACAAGTGCACTGAGTAGGCTGATAAAAATCGTAGCAAAGCTGATTAGGGATTGCAAAGGAATGCTTGTCATTTTTTTAAAATCACTTTCGTGGCATTCTTGTTAGTTTAAAAATTTCTGTTTTATATTATGTTAATAAATATATCTTGATTTTGTTGGGCGTGAACTATTGCAGGTGTGGGAGAGAGGTCTAATTATTTTTGGTGAAATATTCAATAAATGATAATTTTTTAAAGTTCGATTTTTCTATAATTGGGCATTTCGTATTTTTACTTTAACGATAATGCAGATGTCCATAATGTCACTGAATCTATGTCCAAATATTGGCTTGCATACCCTTTGCGGAGTAACGTATCTGGAAGTGCCCAATCCCATTTCTCTCTTTGAAGGTTATCTTTTTCCGAAAAAAGGTCGGTCAGGCGTTCCGGCGAAATACCTTGCTTCAACGCCTGTATCATTTCTACTATTCCTCGACGTCCCTTCTGTACTTCAACAAAGGGGTCTGCCAGCATGGCTTCGAATCCGTGATATCTCAGTAGGCAAGCGATAAACTCATTCGCATCGTCACCCAGCCAAGGCAAAATGACTACGCTGCTCCCCAAGTCTAGAAATGATGTACCGTGTAGACCGAGCCTCTCGTAACTGTGACGAGCTTCCGACAAGAAACGAGCAGCAGTCGAATCAAGATAAGCCGGTGTATCGCCCCCCTCCAGCAGCTCACGCATCCGCTGCCTAACCTTGGAATGTGTACGGCCAGCCCCACCCGCGAATGCAGGGGCAACTCCTCGACGGGTTTTCTCGACGACAACGACTTTCTCTTCCTCGTGGACTTCTTTTACTAACCACGTTCTCCCGCCAAACAGAATGCGCTGATTTTCGGTCAACATCTGGGATATTGGCAGTGTGCCAAGGGTTCGGTTACCACAAACAATACGGAATTCTTCCTCAGTGGAAAAAGCGGCAAAAAAACTGTAGTGATTAACAAACTTCTCACCAAGCTGGCCGTGCAGGAGCAATCCAGATGAGTCTTGAACCAATAGGTCTTCCTGCCCCAGATGGCGAATCAGCGTGACAAACTCATCCTTACTGATTCCGTTGAAAGGGCAGCCAAGGGCACAGAGGCACCCATAGAGCTGACCAATGGTGGCACCGCCATATTGTGCTACCACGGAGAGCACCTGCTGAATGAGCGTGGACAAGTGCATACCATGCACGGCTGGTGGTTCAAACCAGCCCTCGATGAGTAGCGAAATCATCGCAATGGCCTGAACGGTATTTAAGCGCAGGTCTGTGGCCAGAGATGACTTGCCTCCTAGTTCATTTTCGATAGAGTAGCCACGTAGGATTGCGGGCTCTCCCTTCCTACGACCGGAGCGACCCAAACGTTGGCGCAAACTGGCAACAGAAGGAGGAGGTCCAATTTGTGCCACACTCTTGACGGCTCCAATATCGATACCGAGCTCAAGCGTGTTCGTACAAATGGCTGAAGCAGGCATTTCCTTCTGTTTCAGGGCAGCTTCAGTCTCCAAACGTAGCTCTTTAGACAAACTTCCGTGGTGCGGCCAGAACTCGTTTGGCACTCGTTGTGCATCACATAGTTGGTTGAGCAAGTAGGTGTAACGTTCAACCTCTCTGCGTGAGTTCGGGAATATAAGATTGTTGGAACCTCTTAGGTGCTGAAATAGATGTGCAGCTATGGTCGCAGGCATCTGGGGCTCTGGTGGACCTTCATATTCATCAGCCGCCTCCTTGACCTCGGTATCATCGACTAATGCAGGTCTAGCCGGAATAACAAGGGGCTCCTCATAGCCTTTCAGAAGAATACGTAGCTCGCCACCCTCTGATTTTGATACAACCATCGCCACGCTGTTCCCCCTACCTGGGCGAAGAAACTCCGCAGCTAAACTCATATCTCCCAGTGTCGCAGACAGCCCAACTCGCGGAACGGTTCGTTTGATAGCGATTTCAATTCGGTGCAACAGTGACTGCAATTGCTTGCCCCGCTCCGAGCCGATGAAAGCATGAAGCTCATCAATCACGAAGTAGGTAGTGCGTGCAAACAGAGCAGGAACGGCAGAGCCTCGATTACATAGCTGTGCCTCTAGTGACTCCGGTGTAATGAGCAGTACACCTTGTCGCTGAGAAGTGAACTTGGCTTTAATTGAGGTAGCAATATCTCCATGCCAGGGCCAGACCGGAATCCCTAGTTGCTCACAGAGGCGCTCTAGTCGACCGAATTGGTCGTTAATAAGTGCCTTCAATGGGCTGATATATACGATAAGAGAAGGGGTCTCTTGCTGCAGGAGATGTGTGAGTGCAGGCAAGAATGCCGCTTCAGTCTTACCTGCCGCGGTAGCAGCTGCCACGATGACATCTTGGTCAGCCCCTACGATGAGCGGAATAGCAGCTTCCTGGGCTTCACGTAGCGCCTCCCACTGCTCTTGCCAGAGAAAGCGCTGGATACGCTCATCCAGCAGGAAGAAAGAGTTGGAGGAGTGAGACGTCATCAGGCTGGCTTACATTTTAAAGGATGCGAACTCATCACCGTCCTCGCTCTCGACCGCCAAATCAGCATTACCACCGGTATCTGCGAGTACCTCAACGCTTCCCAATAGCTCCTGCCATGCTGTGCCTGGGTTTTGTTCCAAGATAGCTAGCAGGTTAATGAAGGACGTAATAGTGGTTCGGGGCGTGCGGAAGTACGCCTCGCCAATACGCTTTGAGCAATGCTCCATAAAACTGAAGATGCCTTGGTCAGAAACGAGGTACTTGCTCTCATCACCCAGCGCGAACACGCCTCGTATTTTCTGGAGTAGCACGTAAAAATCTTCTGGCGTGAGACTGGATAGCCGAACTACCGGACCGCTGAAGTCGACCAACGCCCCAGTTGCAAAGCTGTTTTGGGATAGCCGGCTCTGCAATGCAGGGTAGCTATATAGACCACGTCGAGGGTCAAGCAGAAACTCTGGCGTGCCTCCAAGGACAAAGCCAAGGCCTTCGGCGGAGCCTTGGAGAGAATCGTTCAGAATACGTAGAATCTGCTCATAGTTGGAGTTGCGAGCCTGCGTATTTGCCAACTTGTAAAGATTGACCAGCTCATCGAGACTAACCAGTAAGCCAGAGAAGCCTGCCAATCGTACAAAGCGCGACAGTAGTTTTAGTTGGTCGTAAATGGAAGCATCATCGATGATGCTACGCACACCTAATGCCTGTCGGGCATCAGTTTTCGTCGAGTATTCTCCACGTAACCAACGGATAGCATTTGCTTTGAGCTCTTCATTGCCTTCTTCGAACCCACGGCAATAAGCCGCAATTACGTCTGCAAAATCGTAACCATTGACCAGCTCGGTAAGATGATTGAGTCGTTCCCGGATAA contains the following coding sequences:
- a CDS encoding DEAD/DEAH box helicase, whose amino-acid sequence is MTSHSSNSFFLLDERIQRFLWQEQWEALREAQEAAIPLIVGADQDVIVAAATAAGKTEAAFLPALTHLLQQETPSLIVYISPLKALINDQFGRLERLCEQLGIPVWPWHGDIATSIKAKFTSQRQGVLLITPESLEAQLCNRGSAVPALFARTTYFVIDELHAFIGSERGKQLQSLLHRIEIAIKRTVPRVGLSATLGDMSLAAEFLRPGRGNSVAMVVSKSEGGELRILLKGYEEPLVIPARPALVDDTEVKEAADEYEGPPEPQMPATIAAHLFQHLRGSNNLIFPNSRREVERYTYLLNQLCDAQRVPNEFWPHHGSLSKELRLETEAALKQKEMPASAICTNTLELGIDIGAVKSVAQIGPPPSVASLRQRLGRSGRRKGEPAILRGYSIENELGGKSSLATDLRLNTVQAIAMISLLIEGWFEPPAVHGMHLSTLIQQVLSVVAQYGGATIGQLYGCLCALGCPFNGISKDEFVTLIRHLGQEDLLVQDSSGLLLHGQLGEKFVNHYSFFAAFSTEEEFRIVCGNRTLGTLPISQMLTENQRILFGGRTWLVKEVHEEEKVVVVEKTRRGVAPAFAGGAGRTHSKVRQRMRELLEGGDTPAYLDSTAARFLSEARHSYERLGLHGTSFLDLGSSVVILPWLGDDANEFIACLLRYHGFEAMLADPFVEVQKGRRGIVEMIQALKQGISPERLTDLFSEKDNLQREKWDWALPDTLLRKGYASQYLDIDSVTLWTSALSLK
- a CDS encoding ATP-binding protein, producing the protein MTTTIRPKDRDSVLQSLRAGVVPRAGQHLIQVGRTREIETLVNDIDRIADGGSGFRVVIGEYGAGKTFFLNLVRAVAMERKLVVASADLNPDRRLHASGGQARSLYAELMRNLSTRTKPEGGALAGIVEKFIATAKTDAKAQGLATEVIIRERLNHLTELVNGYDFADVIAAYCRGFEEGNEELKANAIRWLRGEYSTKTDARQALGVRSIIDDASIYDQLKLLSRFVRLAGFSGLLVSLDELVNLYKLANTQARNSNYEQILRILNDSLQGSAEGLGFVLGGTPEFLLDPRRGLYSYPALQSRLSQNSFATGALVDFSGPVVRLSSLTPEDFYVLLQKIRGVFALGDESKYLVSDQGIFSFMEHCSKRIGEAYFRTPRTTITSFINLLAILEQNPGTAWQELLGSVEVLADTGGNADLAVESEDGDEFASFKM